A genome region from Mycolicibacterium litorale includes the following:
- a CDS encoding DedA family protein, with amino-acid sequence MDATAVASTSPEIGGAAGWAVQLMERLGGIGAGVAIAAENLFPPIPSEVILPLAGFAAARGDMTLFEAITWTTAGSVVGAVLLYLVGVLFGRDRVYRLAERLPLFSADDLAKSEDWFHRHGTKAVLFGRMIPVVRSLVSVPAGLQRMPVIRFIALTALGSAMWNSLLIVAGYHLGGQWETVSGWLSRYQFVVFTAVGVAIAVWLFRRVRARSA; translated from the coding sequence ATGGATGCCACGGCCGTCGCGAGCACGTCACCCGAGATCGGCGGAGCGGCCGGGTGGGCGGTGCAGCTGATGGAGCGGCTGGGCGGCATCGGCGCGGGAGTCGCGATCGCCGCCGAGAACCTGTTTCCACCGATCCCCAGCGAGGTCATCCTGCCGCTGGCGGGCTTCGCGGCCGCCCGCGGAGACATGACGTTGTTCGAGGCGATCACCTGGACCACCGCGGGTTCCGTCGTCGGCGCCGTGCTGCTCTACCTGGTGGGCGTCCTCTTCGGGCGCGACCGGGTCTATCGGCTGGCCGAGCGGCTACCGCTGTTCTCCGCCGACGACCTGGCGAAGAGCGAGGACTGGTTCCACCGGCACGGGACCAAGGCGGTGTTGTTCGGCCGCATGATTCCCGTGGTCCGAAGCCTCGTCTCGGTGCCGGCCGGTCTGCAGCGCATGCCGGTCATCCGGTTCATCGCGCTCACGGCGTTGGGCAGCGCGATGTGGAACAGCCTGCTGATCGTGGCCGGCTACCACCTCGGCGGACAGTGGGAAACGGTGTCCGGTTGGTTGTCTCGCTACCAGTTCGTCGTGTTCACCGCGGTCGGTGTGGCGATCGCCGTGTGGCTGTTCCGGCGCGTGCGCGCCCGATCCGCCTAG
- a CDS encoding acetaldehyde dehydrogenase (acetylating), giving the protein MPEKLQVAIVGSGNISTDLLYKLQRSEYLEPRWMIGIDPESEGLARARKLGLETSHEGVDWLLAQDEKPDLVFEATSAYVHKAAAPRYEEAGIRAIDLTPAAVGPAVIPPANLREHLNAPNVNMITCGGQATIPIVYAVSRAVAEQGSTVPYAEIVASVSSSSAGPGTRANIDEFTKTTSKGVETIGGARRGKAIIILNPADPPMIMRDTIFCAIPEDADRDAIAQSIRDVVAEVQTYVPGYRLLNDPQFDDPSINSGGQAVVTTFVEVEGAGDYLPPYAGNLDIMTAAAAKVGEEIAKESLSLAGGAQS; this is encoded by the coding sequence ATGCCGGAGAAGCTTCAAGTCGCGATCGTCGGGTCCGGCAACATCAGCACCGACCTGCTCTACAAGCTGCAACGGTCGGAGTACCTCGAGCCTCGCTGGATGATCGGCATCGATCCCGAGTCAGAAGGGCTCGCCCGCGCCCGCAAACTCGGGTTGGAGACCTCGCACGAGGGCGTCGACTGGCTGCTCGCCCAGGACGAGAAGCCCGATCTGGTCTTCGAGGCGACGAGCGCCTACGTGCACAAGGCCGCCGCACCGCGCTACGAGGAAGCCGGGATTCGCGCCATCGATCTCACCCCGGCCGCGGTCGGCCCGGCCGTCATCCCGCCGGCCAACCTGCGTGAGCACCTCAACGCCCCCAACGTCAACATGATCACCTGCGGCGGACAGGCGACCATCCCGATCGTCTACGCGGTGTCGCGTGCGGTCGCCGAGCAGGGGTCCACGGTGCCGTATGCGGAGATCGTCGCGTCGGTGTCGTCGAGCTCGGCCGGTCCCGGCACACGCGCCAACATCGACGAGTTCACCAAGACCACGAGCAAGGGCGTGGAGACGATCGGCGGCGCGCGGCGCGGTAAGGCGATCATCATCCTCAACCCGGCAGATCCGCCGATGATCATGCGCGACACCATCTTCTGCGCGATCCCCGAAGACGCCGACCGCGACGCGATCGCCCAGTCGATCCGCGACGTGGTCGCGGAGGTGCAGACGTATGTGCCCGGTTACCGCCTGCTCAACGACCCGCAGTTCGACGACCCCTCCATCAACTCCGGCGGGCAGGCTGTGGTGACCACCTTCGTCGAGGTCGAAGGCGCCGGTGACTATCTGCCGCCGTACGCCGGCAATCTCGACATCATGACGGCGGCCGCCGCGAAGGTCGGCGAGGAAATCGCGAAGGAATCCCTCTCTTTGGCAGGAGGTGCGCAGTCATGA
- a CDS encoding MaoC/PaaZ C-terminal domain-containing protein: MPINLDEALGAELPPAEFSWTSSDVQLYHLGLGAGVDPMDQRELRYLVDNTPQVLPTFGNVAQSFHMTEPPSVKFPGIDIELSKVLHASEAVSVPGPIPASGTGIAVTRFTDIWDKGKAAVIWSETTVTDPDGTLLWTQKRSIFARGEGGFGGERGPSTSVEPPERAPDAEIDLPILPQQALLYRLCGDRNPLHSDPEFAAAAGFPRPILHGLCTYGIACKAIVDEFLDGDVSRVASYGARFAGVVFPGETLRANVWKHGDALVATITAPSRDNAVALSGVELVPA, translated from the coding sequence ATGCCGATCAATCTGGACGAGGCGCTGGGCGCCGAACTGCCACCCGCCGAATTCTCGTGGACGAGCAGCGATGTGCAGCTCTACCACCTCGGACTCGGCGCAGGCGTCGACCCGATGGATCAGCGTGAGTTGCGGTACCTGGTGGACAACACTCCGCAGGTGTTGCCCACCTTCGGCAATGTGGCACAGAGCTTCCACATGACCGAACCGCCGTCGGTGAAGTTCCCCGGTATCGACATCGAGCTGTCGAAGGTGTTGCACGCCAGCGAAGCCGTGAGCGTGCCCGGCCCGATCCCGGCCTCGGGCACCGGGATCGCGGTCACCCGGTTCACCGACATCTGGGACAAGGGCAAGGCGGCGGTCATCTGGTCGGAGACCACGGTCACCGATCCGGACGGCACGCTGCTGTGGACGCAGAAGCGGTCCATCTTCGCCCGCGGCGAGGGCGGATTCGGTGGCGAACGGGGCCCGTCGACGTCGGTGGAACCGCCGGAGCGGGCGCCCGACGCGGAGATCGATCTGCCGATCCTGCCCCAGCAGGCGCTGTTGTACCGGCTGTGCGGCGACCGCAACCCGCTGCACTCCGATCCGGAATTCGCTGCGGCAGCCGGTTTCCCGAGGCCCATCCTGCACGGCCTGTGCACATACGGCATCGCGTGCAAGGCGATCGTCGACGAGTTCCTCGACGGGGACGTCTCTCGGGTGGCCTCGTACGGCGCCCGGTTCGCAGGTGTGGTGTTCCCGGGTGAGACGCTGCGCGCGAACGTGTGGAAGCACGGCGATGCACTGGTCGCCACGATCACCGCGCCGAGCCGCGACAACGCCGTGGCGCTGTCCGGGGTGGAGCTGGTTCCTGCCTAG
- the kstD gene encoding 3-oxosteroid 1-dehydrogenase, with product MTGQEYDVVVVGSGAAGMVAALTAAHQGLSTIVVEKAPHYGGSTARSGGGVWIPNNEVLKRDGVKDTPEAARQYLHAIIGDVVEPERIDTYLQRGPEMLSFVLKNSPLKLCWVPGYSDYYPETPGGKPTGRSVEPKPFDAKKLGEDLPGLEPPYGKVPLNMVVMQQDYVRLNQLKRHPRGVLRSLKVGVRSVWANATGKNLVGMGRALIAPLRIALRQAGVPVLLNTALTDLYVEDGVVRGIYVRDMTAPESDEPKLIRARRGVILGSGGFEHNEQMRVKYQRAPITTEWTVGAKANTGDGILAAEKLGAALDVMEDAWWGPTVPLVDAPWFALSERNSPGSIIVNMSGKRFMNESMPYVEACHHMYGGRYGQGPGPGENIPAWLIFDQQYRDRYIFAGLQPGQRIPRKWLESGVIVKADSLAELAEKAGLPADALAATIERFNGFARTGVDADFHRGESAYDRYYGDPTNKPNPNLGEISHGPFYAAKMVPGDLGTKGGVRTDVHGRALRDDGSVIEGLYAAGNVSAPVMGHTYPGPGGTIGPAMTFGYLAALHLAGKN from the coding sequence ATGACCGGACAGGAGTACGACGTCGTCGTGGTGGGCAGCGGTGCCGCCGGCATGGTCGCCGCCCTCACCGCAGCTCATCAGGGTCTCTCGACGATAGTCGTTGAGAAGGCTCCGCACTATGGGGGTTCCACTGCGCGGTCAGGTGGCGGCGTATGGATCCCGAACAACGAAGTCCTCAAGCGTGACGGGGTCAAAGACACCCCCGAGGCGGCACGTCAGTACCTGCACGCGATCATCGGCGACGTGGTCGAGCCGGAGCGGATCGACACCTATCTGCAGCGCGGGCCGGAGATGTTGTCGTTCGTGCTGAAGAACTCGCCGCTCAAGCTGTGCTGGGTGCCCGGCTACTCCGATTACTACCCCGAGACCCCGGGCGGCAAGCCGACGGGACGCTCGGTGGAGCCCAAGCCGTTCGACGCCAAGAAGCTCGGCGAAGACCTGCCCGGGCTGGAACCGCCGTACGGCAAGGTGCCGTTGAACATGGTGGTCATGCAGCAGGACTACGTGCGGCTCAACCAGCTCAAACGCCATCCCCGCGGCGTGTTGCGGAGCCTCAAGGTCGGAGTCCGCTCCGTCTGGGCCAACGCCACCGGCAAGAACCTCGTCGGGATGGGGCGCGCGTTGATCGCGCCGCTGCGCATCGCGTTGCGCCAGGCCGGGGTTCCGGTGCTGCTCAACACCGCGCTGACCGATCTGTACGTCGAGGACGGTGTGGTCCGCGGGATCTACGTGCGCGATATGACGGCTCCGGAGAGCGACGAACCGAAGCTGATCCGCGCGCGGCGAGGGGTGATCCTGGGGTCCGGCGGTTTCGAGCACAACGAGCAGATGCGGGTGAAGTATCAGCGCGCGCCGATCACCACCGAGTGGACCGTCGGCGCGAAGGCGAATACCGGCGACGGCATCCTGGCGGCCGAGAAGCTCGGCGCCGCACTGGATGTCATGGAGGACGCCTGGTGGGGCCCGACGGTCCCGCTGGTCGACGCGCCGTGGTTCGCCCTCTCGGAGCGCAACTCCCCCGGGTCGATCATCGTCAACATGTCGGGCAAGCGGTTCATGAACGAGTCGATGCCGTATGTCGAGGCGTGCCACCACATGTACGGCGGCCGCTACGGGCAGGGCCCCGGGCCCGGCGAGAACATCCCGGCGTGGTTGATCTTCGACCAGCAGTATCGCGACCGCTACATCTTCGCCGGACTTCAACCCGGTCAACGGATTCCGCGCAAGTGGCTGGAGTCCGGGGTGATCGTCAAGGCCGACAGCCTCGCCGAGCTGGCCGAGAAGGCCGGACTGCCGGCCGATGCGCTGGCCGCGACGATCGAGCGGTTCAACGGCTTCGCCCGCACGGGTGTCGATGCGGACTTCCACCGCGGTGAGAGCGCGTACGACCGTTACTACGGCGACCCGACGAACAAGCCGAACCCCAACCTCGGCGAGATCAGTCACGGACCGTTCTACGCGGCGAAGATGGTTCCCGGCGACCTCGGCACCAAGGGCGGGGTGCGCACCGACGTGCACGGCCGGGCGCTGCGCGACGACGGTTCGGTGATCGAAGGTCTGTACGCCGCGGGCAATGTCAGCGCACCGGTCATGGGACACACCTATCCCGGCCCCGGCGGCACGATCGGACCGGCGATGACCTTCGGATACCTAGCCGCGCTGCACCTCGCGGGAAAGAACTGA
- a CDS encoding 2-keto-4-pentenoate hydratase, which translates to MLSSAVREQLAADLAQAERSRVPTTPLTDRHADIDVVDAYEIQLINIRQKVAEGARIIGHKVGLSSEAMQKMMGVDEPDYGHLLDDMQVYEDKPVQSANYLYPRVEVEVGFILADDLPGAGCTEEDVLAATAAFAPAIELIDTRITDWKIKLCDTIADNASSAGWVLGEARVSPKDIDIKSIDAVLTNNGETVAEGRSDAVLGNPVTAVAWLARKVEGFGVRLRAGDIVLPGSCTRAIDAPPGSHFVADFAGLGSVKLSFE; encoded by the coding sequence ATGCTCAGTTCAGCGGTACGTGAGCAGCTCGCCGCCGACCTCGCCCAAGCCGAGCGCAGCCGGGTGCCGACCACACCCTTGACCGACCGCCACGCCGACATCGATGTCGTCGACGCCTACGAGATCCAGCTCATCAACATCCGCCAGAAAGTCGCCGAAGGCGCCCGCATCATCGGCCACAAGGTGGGTCTCTCGTCGGAGGCGATGCAGAAGATGATGGGCGTCGACGAACCCGACTACGGCCACCTCCTCGACGACATGCAGGTCTACGAGGACAAGCCGGTGCAGAGCGCGAACTACCTCTATCCGCGCGTCGAGGTCGAGGTCGGTTTCATCCTCGCCGACGACCTCCCCGGCGCGGGCTGCACCGAGGAGGACGTGCTCGCGGCGACCGCGGCGTTCGCCCCGGCGATCGAGCTGATCGACACCCGCATCACCGATTGGAAGATCAAGCTCTGCGACACGATTGCGGACAACGCCTCGTCGGCGGGCTGGGTGCTGGGCGAGGCGCGAGTCTCGCCGAAGGACATCGACATCAAGTCCATCGACGCCGTGCTCACCAACAACGGTGAGACCGTCGCCGAGGGACGCAGTGATGCGGTGCTGGGCAATCCGGTCACCGCGGTGGCGTGGCTGGCCCGCAAGGTCGAGGGTTTCGGGGTGCGCCTGCGCGCCGGGGACATCGTGTTGCCGGGTTCGTGCACGCGTGCGATAGATGCACCTCCCGGCAGCCATTTCGTGGCCGACTTCGCCGGGTTAGGTTCAGTAAAGCTGAGTTTCGAATAG
- the dmpG gene encoding 4-hydroxy-2-oxovalerate aldolase gives MSTRDIFFNPIWDVRMTDTSLRDGSHHKRHQFTADEVQAIVAALDTAGVPVIEVTHGDGLGGSSFNYGFSKTPEQELIKLAAETAKEAKIAFLMLPGVGTKEDIKEAQNNGGSICRIATHCTEADVSIQHFGLARELGLETVGFLMMSHTIPPEKLAKQARIMADAGCQCVYVVDSAGALVLEGVRDRVAALVAELGSDAQVGFHGHENLGLGVANSVEAVRAGAKQIDGSCRRFGAGAGNAPVEALIGVFDKIGVKTGIDFFDIADAAEEVVAPAMPQECLLDRNALIMGYSGVYSSFLKHAIRQSERYGVPAHQLLHRAGQRKLIGGQEDQLIDIALEIKREQEAAATS, from the coding sequence ATGAGCACCAGAGACATCTTCTTCAACCCGATCTGGGACGTGCGGATGACCGACACGTCGCTGCGCGACGGATCGCACCACAAACGCCACCAGTTCACCGCCGACGAGGTGCAGGCCATCGTCGCCGCACTGGACACCGCCGGCGTCCCGGTCATCGAGGTGACGCACGGGGACGGTCTCGGCGGGTCGAGTTTCAACTACGGCTTCTCGAAAACGCCTGAGCAGGAACTGATCAAGCTCGCCGCCGAGACCGCTAAGGAAGCCAAGATCGCGTTCCTCATGCTGCCCGGCGTGGGCACCAAGGAGGACATCAAGGAGGCGCAGAACAACGGCGGGTCCATCTGCCGGATCGCGACCCACTGCACCGAGGCCGACGTGTCCATCCAGCACTTCGGGCTGGCACGCGAACTCGGACTGGAGACCGTCGGCTTCCTGATGATGAGCCACACCATCCCGCCGGAGAAGCTCGCCAAGCAGGCGCGCATCATGGCCGACGCCGGCTGCCAGTGCGTCTACGTCGTCGACTCCGCGGGCGCGCTGGTGCTCGAAGGAGTGCGCGACCGGGTCGCCGCGCTGGTCGCCGAACTGGGTTCGGATGCTCAAGTCGGTTTCCACGGCCACGAGAATCTCGGCCTGGGCGTGGCCAATTCGGTCGAGGCCGTCCGGGCCGGCGCCAAGCAGATCGACGGCTCGTGCCGCCGCTTCGGCGCCGGCGCCGGCAACGCGCCGGTCGAGGCGCTCATCGGGGTGTTCGACAAGATCGGCGTCAAGACCGGCATCGACTTCTTCGACATCGCCGACGCCGCCGAAGAGGTCGTCGCACCCGCGATGCCGCAGGAATGCCTGCTGGACCGCAACGCGCTCATCATGGGCTACTCGGGGGTGTACTCGAGCTTCCTCAAGCACGCCATCCGCCAGTCGGAGCGTTACGGCGTCCCCGCACACCAGCTCCTGCACCGAGCCGGCCAGCGCAAGCTGATCGGCGGTCAGGAAGACCAGCTCATCGACATCGCGCTGGAGATCAAGCGCGAGCAGGAGGCGGCGGCGACGTCCTAG